The following coding sequences are from one Dermacentor silvarum isolate Dsil-2018 chromosome 4, BIME_Dsil_1.4, whole genome shotgun sequence window:
- the LOC119449596 gene encoding uncharacterized protein LOC119449596, which translates to MAEHCANNDPMSGGAGVAAGDSPGLCVSQKIHWPHNVTCYLVKFYRQTPCLWDHSHRDYSDKAAKERALQQFSNETGYPVEAVRKKLINLRNQFTNEWQKMDRSSNSAKAVPHQVGLLQVPHFPQGRRAAKKAQERLASRGRTHEDASDGRAGLRLPLVGHEPELWFCQRAAAPRCPAVSSRRPATREFRAEPSEPQGVAEQPQRRLLAPRRGLRRARAAGRRRVAAPGRPPRRLFAPDAAAAPASSGPGRDRDRGGRRRGRPGAVAVQQLVGALARGDARGAVVQREEDPPGGR; encoded by the exons ATGGCCGAGCACTGTGCCAACAACGACCCAATGTCCGGCGGGGCCGGCGTTGCGGCGGGAGACAGCCCCGGCCTGTGCGTGAGCCAGAAGATCCACTGGCCGCACAACGTCACCTGCTACCTGGTCAAGTTCTACCGGCAGACGCCCTGTCTGTGGGACCACTCGCACCGCGACTACAGCGACAAGGCGGCCAAGGAGCGCGCCCTGCAGCAGTTCTCCAACGAGACCGGCTACCCCGTCGAGGCCGTGCGCAAGAAGCTCATCAACCTGCGCAACCAGTTCACCAACGAGTGGCAGAAGATGGACCGCAGCAGCAACTCGGCCAAAGCCGTACCGCACCAAGTGGGCCTTCTACAAGTCCCTCACTTTCCTCAAGGACGTCGTGCTGCCAAGAAAGCCCAGGAACGCCTTGCAT CACGAGGGCGTACACATGAGGATGCCTCCGATGGGCGTGCAGGGCTTCGACTCCCGCTCGTTGGACATGAGCCCGAGCTTTGGTTTTGCCAGAGAGCGGCGGCTCCAAGATGTCCCGCAGTTTCATCACGACGGCCTGCGACTCGAGAATTCCGCGCAGAACCATCAGAACCACAGGGCGTCGCAGAACAACCACAACGAAGACTCCTCGCACCTCGACGGGGCCTCCGGCGGGCCCGCGCTGCTGGACGGCGTAGGGTCGCAGCACCAGGACGGCCACCGAGACGGCTCTTCGCACCAGACGCCGCCGCAGCACCAGCCTCCTCAGGACCAGGACGTGACCGTGATCGGGGCGGGCGCCGACGTGGACGACCTGGAGCTGTCGCAGTCCAGCAACTCGTTGGTGCTCTCGCCCGAGGTGACGCTCGAGGAGCCGTCGTCCAGCGAGAGGAGGATCCTCCCG GCGGAAGATGA